The Phycisphaerae bacterium genome has a segment encoding these proteins:
- a CDS encoding 2-oxoacid:acceptor oxidoreductase subunit alpha, which translates to MARADDVSIVLCGQAGMGIQTVESILTRMLKLAGYNVFATKEYMSRVRGGNNSTQIRVSSGPVSAFVNRIDLLIPLNKGAVQHLGERISQETIVLAETEVIGDEAASGRFRFVEAPFTKIATDIGNKVYSNVVAAGTLAGLLGMEMSNVCDYVKQFFSSKPADIVQSNVRAAEAGFRLSGDLAGRAKINFNLKPDAAVKNHVLLAGGSAVGLGAIAGGCNFVSSYPMSPSTSVLTFLAKNGGDFGIIVEQAEDEIAAINMAIGAWYAGARAMVTTSGGGFALMVEGLSLAGMLESPVVIHLGQRPGPATGLPTRTEQADLEFALYSGHGEFPRILFAPGTIEQAFYLTARAFNLADKYQAPVFVMTDQYFMDSYYNTGGFDLSSVKVEKYITETAADYKRYELTENGISPRGVPCFGQGLVCADSDEHDAEGHITEDLQLRTKMVDKRLRKLESIRAEIVGPELYPNREYDNLVVCWGSTCNIVREAVAALGREDTSVLHYSQVYPLHPQTAEYLSKAKRVVVVEGNATGQFAKLIKLHTGIDIKDKILKYSGLSFAVEEVADALKNVLK; encoded by the coding sequence ATGGCAAGGGCAGACGATGTTTCGATAGTTTTGTGCGGCCAGGCGGGTATGGGCATACAAACCGTCGAAAGCATTCTGACGCGAATGCTGAAACTGGCCGGCTACAATGTCTTCGCAACCAAGGAATATATGTCACGAGTCCGAGGGGGCAACAACTCAACCCAAATACGCGTCAGCTCCGGGCCGGTATCGGCTTTTGTCAACCGTATAGACCTGCTCATCCCCTTAAACAAGGGGGCTGTCCAGCATCTTGGGGAAAGAATCTCTCAGGAAACGATAGTCCTTGCGGAAACCGAAGTCATCGGGGATGAGGCTGCGAGCGGGCGTTTCAGGTTCGTCGAAGCGCCGTTTACCAAAATCGCAACCGATATCGGCAACAAAGTTTACTCCAATGTTGTTGCGGCAGGGACGCTGGCAGGTTTGCTTGGGATGGAGATGAGCAATGTCTGCGACTATGTGAAACAATTCTTCTCTTCTAAGCCAGCTGACATTGTGCAAAGTAATGTTCGTGCAGCCGAAGCCGGTTTCCGGCTTTCCGGAGATTTGGCCGGCCGGGCGAAAATAAATTTTAATCTCAAGCCGGACGCAGCCGTTAAAAACCATGTACTTCTTGCCGGGGGCAGTGCTGTAGGTCTCGGGGCGATAGCGGGAGGTTGTAATTTTGTTTCGTCGTATCCGATGTCACCATCGACGTCTGTGCTTACCTTCCTTGCAAAGAACGGCGGCGACTTCGGCATAATCGTCGAGCAGGCAGAAGATGAAATCGCAGCGATAAATATGGCGATTGGCGCCTGGTATGCCGGCGCAAGGGCGATGGTTACAACATCCGGAGGCGGATTTGCACTGATGGTCGAAGGATTGAGCCTTGCGGGTATGCTCGAATCTCCTGTGGTTATTCATCTCGGGCAAAGACCCGGGCCTGCTACAGGCCTGCCGACGCGGACGGAGCAGGCCGACCTGGAGTTTGCACTGTATTCCGGACACGGTGAATTCCCGAGAATCCTGTTTGCGCCTGGGACGATTGAGCAGGCCTTTTATCTTACCGCGCGCGCCTTTAACCTTGCCGATAAGTATCAGGCGCCCGTTTTTGTTATGACCGACCAGTACTTCATGGATTCTTATTATAACACCGGCGGCTTTGATCTATCGAGCGTCAAGGTCGAAAAATACATTACCGAAACCGCCGCCGATTACAAAAGATACGAACTGACCGAAAATGGCATCTCGCCGAGAGGTGTTCCCTGTTTCGGGCAGGGCCTTGTGTGCGCGGACAGCGATGAGCACGATGCCGAGGGACACATCACCGAAGATTTGCAGCTTAGGACTAAAATGGTCGACAAACGGCTGCGCAAGCTCGAATCAATTAGAGCCGAAATAGTCGGGCCGGAACTCTATCCCAACCGTGAATACGATAACCTGGTCGTTTGCTGGGGCTCAACCTGCAATATTGTCAGAGAAGCGGTCGCGGCTCTTGGCAGAGAAGATACTTCGGTGCTGCACTACAGTCAGGTGTATCCTTTGCATCCGCAGACGGCAGAGTATCTATCCAAAGCCAAGAGAGTTGTCGTCGTCGAGGGCAATGCGACAGGACAATTTGCAAAGCTGATAAAATTGCACACTGGAATCGACATCAAGGACAAGATTTTGAAATACAGCGGCCTGAGCTTTGCTGTCGAAGAGGTAGCGGATGCGCTGAAGAATGTTCTGAAATGA
- a CDS encoding superoxide dismutase [Ni] — protein MRTDIRRKLMVSILLLAVAAPFVYSHCQIPCGIYDDSARLAAIAENITTIEKAMKSIEELSAQQKPNMNQIVRWVNVKDEHAGDIAHIASYYFMAQRIKPAEKSDAAGYEKYIKQLTLLHEMIIYSMKSKQTTDLANVKKLRSLLADFRSIYLGKSVSGETSPISGQEHSH, from the coding sequence ATGAGAACAGATATAAGGCGAAAGCTGATGGTTAGCATTTTGCTGCTCGCAGTGGCAGCGCCATTTGTATATTCGCATTGCCAGATACCCTGCGGTATCTATGATGACTCGGCGAGACTTGCCGCGATAGCGGAAAATATCACTACGATTGAAAAGGCAATGAAGTCGATAGAGGAGCTGTCGGCGCAGCAAAAGCCTAATATGAACCAGATTGTCCGGTGGGTAAACGTCAAGGATGAGCACGCCGGGGATATCGCACATATTGCCAGCTACTACTTTATGGCTCAGCGGATAAAGCCGGCCGAAAAAAGCGATGCTGCAGGTTACGAAAAATATATCAAGCAGCTTACGCTGCTGCACGAGATGATTATTTACTCGATGAAGTCCAAGCAGACAACAGATTTGGCCAATGTCAAAAAGCTCCGCTCGCTTCTGGCGGATTTCCGCAGCATATATCTGGGCAAATCAGTCTCCGGCGAGACCTCGCCAATAAGCGGGCAGGAACACAGTCATTAA